Proteins from a genomic interval of Papaver somniferum cultivar HN1 chromosome 4, ASM357369v1, whole genome shotgun sequence:
- the LOC113274834 gene encoding E3 ubiquitin ligase BIG BROTHER-related-like, with protein MKAIFETRGSTHHQVDIHFVNSAVHGVVEENFDGYYLGDGDLFLEEVLPYQESVYQSLQVSGGNDRAKASTSTAHVVNREQRGFETKVPEREQRGVETKAPEKEGESSQGRRIISQVELDEALAMELQELENQIDNALIDETSETEIVNREVNTTNTSVQAVRQDSIDPDNMTYEQLQSLGESVGTESKGLSDELIAYLETSKYKVGFFSKKEKHDECVICCMEYKNRDMLTTLPCRHLYHSKCITQWLKLKKACPICNEEVFG; from the exons ATGAAGGCAATTTTTGAGACAAGGGGGAGTACTCATCATCAAGTTGATATTCATTTTGTGAATTCTGCGGTTCATGGGGTAGTTGAAGAGAATTTCGATGGGTATTATCTTGGTGACGGCGATCTTTTCCTCGAAGAAGTTCTCCCATATCAG GAAAGTGTTTATCAATCACTTCAAGTAAGTGGTGGGAATGATAGAGCTAAAGCTTCAACTAGTACTGCACATGTTGTCAATCGCGAACAAAGAGGTTTTGAAACAAAGGTTCCAGAACGCGAACAAAGAGGTGTTGAAACAAAGGCTCCAGAAAAGGAAGGTGAATCTTCACAAGGTCGTAGGATCATATCACAAGTGGAGCTAGATGAAGCTTTAGCTATGGAGTTGCAAGAACTGGAAAATCAAATTGATAATGCCTTAATTGAtgaaacttcagaaactgaaataG TTAACAGAGAAGTCAATACTACAAACACTTCAGTCCAG GCTGTAAGACAAGATAGTATTGACCCGGATAACATGACTTATGAG CAATTGCAATCACTAGGAGAATCCGTTGGAACTGAGAGTAAAGGTCTGTCGGATGAGCTTATTGCCTACTTGGAGACATCTAAGTATAAAGTAGGATTCTTCTCCAAGAAAGAAAAACATGACGA ATGTGTGATCTGTTGTATGGAATACAAAAACCGAGACATGCTAACCACTTTGCCATGCCGGCATTTATATCATTCGAAATGTATCACACAGTGGTTGAAGCTCAAGAAG GCATGCCCGATTTGCAACGAAGAGGTGTTCGGTTAA
- the LOC113274835 gene encoding DNA-directed RNA polymerases II, IV and V subunit 6A-like, which yields MADDDNDMGDMGYEDEPVEDIMEGEEEEVENNNEDEAAEQVVLEGEEKEEAEPVKKDRKTSKFMTKYERARILGTRALQISMNAPVMVELEGETDPLEIAMKELRARKIPFTIRRYLPDGSYEDWGVDELIVEDSWKRQVGGE from the exons atgGCTGACGATGATAATGATATGGGTGATATGGG ATACGAGGATGAGCCAGTTGAGGATATTATG gaaggagaagaagaggaggttgagAATAACAATGAGGACGAGGCTGCTGAGCAAGTGGTGTTAGAAGGTGAAGAGAAAGAGGAAGCTGAACCAGTTAAAAAAGATAGAAAGACGTCTAAGTTTATGACTAAGTATGAACGAGCAAGAATTCTTGGTACCCGCGCTCTGCAGATTAG CATGAATGCACCAGTGATGGTTGAGCTGGAGGGAGAGACTGACCCCCTTGAG ATTGCCATGAAGGAACTCCGGGCACGCAAGATACCTTTCACCATCCGTCGCTACTTGCCTGATGGAAG TTATGAAGATTGGGGAGTTGATGAGCTGATCGTCGAAGACTCTTGGAAGAGACAAGTTGGTGGTGAATGA